The Panicum virgatum strain AP13 chromosome 3N, P.virgatum_v5, whole genome shotgun sequence genome includes the window agaccgggacaaaagtctaGTAGTGACATGTTTGTTTGTTCCTCCGCCGCGGACCGCGGTGGACGCTTCGCCGTCGTGTCCAAAATTAAAATAGCACTCACCACCACCTTCCATTTGCATACTGCTGCTCTCCAAGAATAGCATCGCCCGCTCGCTACAAGAACACACCATTCATTCGCCTCgaccgacggcgacgacgacgagacaTTGATCATCATGCGCCTCCACGCCACGATGACGATCACCGTGCTGTGCCTGCTCCTCTTCtccggccgcctcgccgcggcgagcaagtccttcggcggcggcggcggcggctacggggagagaccggcggcggcggaaccgcCCCCGGAGAAGGCTTACGTTAACGCCCCGGAGGAGCCGGcgacgccgtcgtcgtccgATGAGTCGGCATCATCATCGTCTACTACCTCGTCGTCCGGCtccagcggtggcggaggatACGGCGGTGGGCTGGACCCCGCCGGCGAGCCGGAGAACGGGATGAACCAGAAGGCCATCGACGACATCCTCAGGGAGCACAACCTGTTCCGGGCCAAGGAGCACGTGCCGCCGCTGGCGTGGAACGAGACGCTGGCCAAGTTCTCGCAGCAGTACGCGGAGACGCTCAAGGGCCCCTGCAAGCCCGTGCACTCGACGTCGCCCTACGGCGAGAACCTCATGTTCGGCACCGGCGGCATCACCTGGAAGACCACCGTCGACGAGTGGAGCAACGAGAAGAAGAGCTACCACTACGGCTCCAACACCTGCGACCCCGGCAAGATGTGCGGCCACTACACCGCCGTCGTCTGGAAGAGCACCACCACCGTCGGATGCGGACGCGTCAAGTGCAACGACGGCGACACCATGATCATGTGCAGCTACTGGCCGCCGGGCAACTACGACGGCGTCAAGCCATTCTGAATTTCTCATCGATCCATCCATCATCTCCTCTTCTgaatatatacatgtatatataatCCACCCACATTATCCATCATACTCATCATCACCTCCTACACTAAACATTATTATTCTTATCAATTTGAACTACCAGCAATATGATATTCCGATTGGTCGACGAATTATTTCATATATGAATAGTTTGGCGTGCCTAGCGCAGTGGTAGAGCTTTCCACTTGTGGCCTGGCAACCTGGGTTCGAACCAGCCTCCTTGCACTGCAAGGGTAAGACTGCTAGATAACACCCGTggcccttccccagaccccacaTAACGTGGGAGCActcactgggtacgccctttaaTCTCTTGCCAAGTTTCAAATTACTATAACTTTCGTCGTCAGCTCCTGCCTCCTCCAGTCCTGCTTGCTATAGAGAAGATCAAAATTCAGAAGAAAGGAGAAACACATGTGGATGAATAGCCAGCTAGGCCCAAACGTGTTCACGGCCCACATTAAGAAATATGCGGCCCATACATACGTGCGTAGATGCTCATAACCTCATATAACGTACTAgctattctcaaaaaaaaaaaaaaaacagcgtaCTAGCTTCcctaaaaaaaaatacaacataCTAGCAAACTCGTAA containing:
- the LOC120667072 gene encoding pathogenesis-related protein 1-like yields the protein MRLHATMTITVLCLLLFSGRLAAASKSFGGGGGGYGERPAAAEPPPEKAYVNAPEEPATPSSSDESASSSSTTSSSGSSGGGGYGGGLDPAGEPENGMNQKAIDDILREHNLFRAKEHVPPLAWNETLAKFSQQYAETLKGPCKPVHSTSPYGENLMFGTGGITWKTTVDEWSNEKKSYHYGSNTCDPGKMCGHYTAVVWKSTTTVGCGRVKCNDGDTMIMCSYWPPGNYDGVKPF